GTTTTGGAACATCGGAGCGACGATGCAAAATATCTCCTTTGAATATTTTTTAACTTTGTCAACAAACTGTAATGTCGCACCTTTGTGCGACATTTTATTTCTTAACTTAAATGGTGACCCCGACGGGATTCGAACCCGTGTTGCCGCCGTGAAAGGGCGGTGTCTTAACCTCTTGACCACGGGGCCACAAAAGACATTACTTATTTTATCATATTTTCATGTCTTGTCAACGATAAATTTTTCCTTAATAATTGTCATTTTTTGGATATAAAAATATCTGTCCTTTCTGACTTTTTTATTTCTCCTATTAAAGCATATTCGACTTCTAAATACTTTGCAATATCTTCAATGCTTATATTTGCTTCATGATAGCTTCCTCTTTCTTTGTGTCTTTCAGCAACAACTTTCCTCCCATATTCGTTTAATTCGGATATAAGAATACTACCGCCTTTTTTACAGACCCTCACCATCTCATCCAGTACCTTTTTATAATCCCTCATGTGATGCATGGCATTGTATGTAGCCACAACCTCAAAGGTTTCATCTAAAAATGGAAGATTGTGAGCATCTCCCTGAAGTAGCAAAATATTTTCCAAAGTTACACTTTCTTTCAAAAGGTCTTCTGCTCTTTTTAAAGCATCTTTACTCTCATCAATAGACACGACTTGATATCCGTATTCAGCCAAAGCGGCTGCCATTCGTCCCCGTCCTGTACCAATATCAAGAGCTTTTCCACTTCCTCTGCCTAACATTTCCACAGCTTCTTTTACATCTCTCTCCATAGTTTCACCTCAAAAACTTTTTATATTTATTATCTCTCTTTTTGTACTTTAATAAAACGCAAAAACATGCTATACTAATTAAAGTACTAATAAAATCACTCCTCTATAATAAATGCGGTATTTTTATACCGCATCCTTTTTGGACTAATATATGCCCCCGTATGGTATAGGGTTACGTTAAAAGTATATCACATTCTCTATGTAATGTAAATACAGAATTTCAGTGTGTTTCTTCTGAAGAAATAATCGGTTGAGACACTTTTCCAAAATAATTTGTCCCCCATACTCCTATCAATATCATAATAGCTCCTATTATATGATACCAATAAAAAGCTTCACGTCGTATGGTGATCCCCGCTATTACCGAAATTACTGTGGTCAAATTTGCAAAAACTGAAGCTTGAGATGCAGGCAATTTTGAAAGAGCGTAATTGTTTAAAAAATACGCTACAACAGAAGATAAAACACCTAGATATAGCACAGGAATAAGTACTCTGTAATCAGTTAAATCCCTGAAATAGTCAGAAATAGGATAGCCTTTTGCTAATCTATCAATTAAATTTAAAAAATTGAAAGAAATTGCGGCAAACCACATCATGACAAAGGTTATCTCAATAGGTGAAAATTCTAAAGAAGACTTTCTTGCTAAAATACTGTAAAAAGCTGCAGATAAGACTGCTACTAAAAGATATACAAAACCTATAATTGACGTATTACGGCTTTCAACACCTGTCATAAAAATTATAAAAGCAACTCCTGTAACAGACAAAAGAATAAAGAAAAGCTGATACAAAGAAGGCCTTTCCTTTAAAAATACCGCCGCCAAAGCGGTAACAGCAACAGGAATTAAAGCTATCATCAAACCAGAAAGAGAAGAGGATGTATATTTTACACCATATGTTTCAAATATAAAATACACAACAGGCTCTGATAGAGACAATAAAAACAATGGCCACAGATTTTTCCCTCTATAATTAAGTTTAATAATTCCAAATACCCACAAAAGAGTAATCATAAATGCTGCAAGTAAAAAACGATAGGCTATAAGCTCCATAGGAGAAGCTACATCAAGCCCCATAGAGGTAAACATAAAAGAAAATCCAAAAATTGATGCCATTCCTATTCCTGCTAAATAAGGATAATAACTCTTTATCCTCTCCAAATTTAACACCCCCGCACCTTTTTAAAAACACCGATATAATTATATAGCACTTCCCACAAAAAATAAAATCCAGACGAAGGGGACCAGACGAAGGGGACGGTTCTTTTCATCTGAAAAATTCAGACAAGAGGAACCGTCCCCTTCGTCTGAAAAGTTTTTGTCACAAAATTGGTTTTAGATGTGTTATTATTAGTGAAAAGACATAGGGGAGGTGTTCAAAATAGAGGAAAGTTTCAAAGATATCTTTGAAAAATATTATCCAAAAGTTTTAAATCAAATTTCTTGGATGATAAAAGACGAATTCAAAGCGGAAGACATTACTCAAGAAGTTTTTATAAAGTATTTTAAAAATCCTCCCCGTCACAATGAAAATATAGGAGGTTGGTTATCCAAAGTAGCAATAAATCATGCCTTAAATTATATCCGCAGTGAAAAAAACACAAAAACAAGAGAACTGGAAGTTTTTAAAAACACGCAAGAGGAATTTTTTGAAGACCCTGAAGAAATAGCAATTAAAAGGTTTGAAAGAGCTAAAGTGAAAGAAGTCCTCCTAAAAATGAGTAAAAGAGATATGATGTGTCTAATACTTAAACATTCAGGATATAGTTACGAAGAAATAGCAATATCATTGGGAATTAAGAAAACCTCCGTCGGCACAACCATAGCAAGAGCACAAAAAAAGTTTAAAGAATTATATGAAAAGGAGGTGTAAGTATGTGCTACGATGAAGGAACTCTTCAAGCATATCTAGACAGTGAACTGGATGAAATCACTGCAAAAAATGTAGAAGAACATTTAAAAACTTGCGATGTATGTAGAGAAAAACTTGAACAACTAAAATCCATAAATGAATTCACTTCAAAAGCTTTAAAAGCAAGCAATATAGATTTAAATGAAGCTTGGGCTACTCTAAATGAAAAATTGAGCAAAAATAATAATAAAGGAGGAATGTTTGCCATGTTTACAAAGTACAAAAAGTCAATTGCCGCCTTAGTCGTAGTGGCATTTGTAGTTTCCTCAATGCTTTTCCCGCCCCTTAAAAATGCAGAGGCTAAAATTCTAAATTTATTGAGACTTAACAAAATGCAGATTATAACTATTACACCTGATGACATTACACAAATTCAAAATGAGTTCTATAATAGAAACATAAAGAACATTGACTTAAAAGAATATGGTGAAATATTAAGGTCTGGAAGTTATGAAGGATATGAAGTTTCAATAAATGAAATTGACAAACTAAAGTCCGATGTAGATTATAAATTTAAGCTGCCAACTGACGAAAATTTTGAAATTAACCATATATATGTATCAAAGGGTGATGGATTAGAGTTTAAACTTAATGTTGACAAAATAAATGAATTAATTAAAACATTTGGCGGCACACATCTTTTCCCTAAAGAGCTCAACAATAAACCTATTACAATAAATGTTGGCACATCTATAAATATTGATATAAAAGAAAAAAAGGATAATAATGATACAGAAAATATCAAAAAAAGTATTTATCTTACCATAAATAAAACTCCTGAGATTGTAGTACCAGAAGGGGCAAATATAGATAAGGTAATTGATGCCTTGGCTAACCTCCCATTTTTGCCCGACAATTTAAAAAAACAAATTGCAAGTGTAACTGACTGGAAGGAGACATTACCTATACCAATGGATGAATCTACAAATGTTAAAGAAATAAATATAAGAGGAAATACAGCTATTATTCTAACAAATAAATATTCTCCAAATATGGCATCTATAGCATGGAATGAAAACGGAGTAATGTATAGTCTATCAATCTATGGATCCTATGAACCATCTACAGACAAACAAACAATAAATGATGAATTAATAACACAGCAAAATATAAATACATTAATCCAAATCGCAAATTCAATGAGGTGATCAAATGGTTTTAGAAACTCAAAATCTCTCAAAACAATTTAATGGAAAAGGTGGATTTAAAGAAGTCACTCTCTCTGTAGAAAAGGGGCAAGTTTTTGGATTCTTAGGTCCAAATGGTGCTGGAAAAAGCACTTTTGTAAAGACCATGGTGGGGCTTTTACACCCCACCTCTGGTTTTGCTTGGATTTTAGGGAAACCCATAGGTACTGTAGAGTCCAGAGAAAAAGTAGGATTTTTACCTGAAAATTTTAGATACCACGACTGGATGACAGGAAAAGAGCTTTTGAGCTTCCATGCTGAGCTTTATAAAATAAAAAATCCAGGCAAAAAAATTGATGAACTTTTAGAATTGGTAAAATTAAAAGGTCATGAAAGTAAACTTATAAAAAATTACAGCAAAGGAATGCAGCAAAGAATTGGCATTGCAATAGCCCTTTTAAATGACCCCGAAATAGTGTTTTTAGATGAACCTACTTCAGCTCTTGACCCTGTTGGAAGAATTGAAGTAAGAGAAATCATAAAACAATTAAAATCGCAAGGCAAAACTGTTTTTTTAAACAGCCACCTCTTAAGTGAAGTGGAAATGGTATGCGATGAAGTAGCCATAATAAACCATGGCCGAATAATAGCCGAAGGAAAACTGGAAGAGCTATTAAAAGAACACACCCATGTAGAAATGATTGTATCAGACTATACTTCAGAGTTGATTGAAAAAATTTCTCGCTTATCAAAAGAATTTCAATTTAAAGAAGGTAAGCTCTCTTTTAAAGTAGAAGACAGAGAAAAAATACCAGTTATAGCTAAAATGGTAATAGAAGCCGGTGCCAAGTTATATCAATTAAATACTCAAACTTCTTCATTGGAAGACTTATTCATAAACTTAATTGGAAAGGATGAGGTGTCGTGATAACTATAATAAAATATACCTTTAAAGAGATGCTAAAAAAACGGGCTTTTCTATTAGTCTCCCTTTTGTCCCTCCTCTACCTTTCCATATATACTTTTGGCTTAAGTAAAATATTTGAGCGTCCCAACGATTCTATATATGACATCATCTTTCAATCAGAAATTTTGTCTGCCGGTCTATTTTTCGCAAATTTCATAATGGCTTTTCTTGTAGTTTTGACATCAGTAAATGCTATATCAGGAGAAATAGAAAATGGCACCATATACGCCGTTTTATCGAAACCTATAAAAAGATATGAACTGGTGTTGGGAAAATTTATAGGCTTAGGCGCTATGATTGTAATATACAGCTCCATCATGTTTTTGTCTGTAGTAGGTTTAAACATCTTTATGGGGTCTAAAATAACCTTTGAAGCAAGCAATATTTTAAGAGGACTTTTTTTCTTCGACTTAGGACCGATTGTATTTTTAGCCCTTATAATAGCTTCCAGCTCAATTTTTTCGACTGTAAACACAGGCATCATAGCTATTATGGCTTATGGAATTGCCCTCGTCGGAGGTGTTCTTGAACAAATTGGAACAGCAATGCAACAAAGTCAAGTCGGTGCCTTTGGCTTAAAAAGCGGAGAAAGCCTTATAAACGCAGGGATAATTACAAGCCTCATCCTTCCTACAGATGTCATATATAGAAAAATGACTGCAGAGCTTTTGACACAAAGTAGTGGGATAAGTTTTATGACACAAGGACTCTTTGGGGGCATGTCTCAACCCAGTATTTACATGTTCATATACATCTTTTTCTACGTGGTATTTCTCCTCTATTACGGTGCAAAGCGCTTTTCACAAAGAGACTTATAAAGGCGGTCACACACCGCCTTTTAACTTTTTAAACCCTTCCAAACAATACCCAAGACTAAACCATTGACAGTTACTGCATATCTTTTCCATTTTTTCTTCAGTCATTTTCTCTTTAATTCTATTTGTGACTTCCCTATAGCTCAATATCTCCCCTGGCCTTATATCTAAAACTTCTAAAACTGCCCTATCTTTTCCTTTTACACTTCCTGGATACTCTTCCTCTGTACATTCTCCATTTACATTGTTTGGACACATGCTGCAAATGTTATCCACACTATCCACAGCTTTTATCAACATATCATGTTCATTATTCAATTTTCTAATAATTTCATCCATATTTTTAACAAATTTTTCATCATAACCAAGCCCTCTAAAGCCCAACACACACAAAAAGTGATGTCCTCTTATCTCCATTTCAATCTCTCCTCATCCCATGATTACAACAATAATTATACTGCTAATTTGAACTGTAACCTAAGAAAAAAAAGAAATTTACATCCCTCAGTTTATCACAATAATAGTCATAATTTCTTCAATTATAGAAAATAATACATTTAAAGGAGTGATTGTATGACTAAAAAACCAAAAAAACCTCACAAAGTGCCAATAGAAAATCATAAGACTGCTTCCTGGGCAAATATACAAAATGTAAAAGAAGAATCAAATGTGCCTATCCCAAGTAAAAATGAGGTAATAAACGCAAAAGAATGGGTAGAAGAAAACAAAAAATAACAATTCCGGGCATACGCCCGGAATCGTTATTCTGCCAGCTTTCTATATCTTTCGTATCTCTCTTTTGCAGTATCTTCTGCCTTCTGATAAAGTTTTTCCGCAATGTGAGGAAATACGTTTTTAAGTGAGGAATATCGTATCTCCCCCTCAATAAATTCTCTGAAAGATTTTGTCGGCTCTTTAGAATCAAGTACAAATGGATTTTTGCCTTCTTTTTTAAGCTCTGGATTAAATCTATAAAGGTGCCAGTAACCAGACTCCACTGCTTTTTTCTCCTCCATTATACTTGTCCCCATGCCTGACTTTATGCCATGGTTTATACAAGGAGCGTATGCTATTATAAGTGAAGGCCCTTTGTATTTTTCTGCCTCCACAAAAGCCTTTATCGCCTGGTTCATATTTGCTCCCATTGCAACTTGCGCCACATACACGTATCCATAGCTCATAGCCATCAAACCTAAATCTTTCTTGCTTGTCCTCTTACCTGCTGCCGCAAATTTTGCAACTGCCCCTGATGGAGTAGATTTTGAGGATTGCCCTCCTGTATTAGAATACACCTCTGTGTCAAGCACTAGTACATTTACATCTTCTCCTGATGCTATAACATGGTCAAGCCCTCCAAAGCCAATGTCATACGCCCATCCATCTCCCCCTATTATCCACTGAGATTTTTTTACAAGAAAATCTTTTTTGTCAAGTATCTCTTTTATTATCTCATTCTCTGTATACCCGCCTCTATTTATAATATCCAAAATCTTTTTAGAAGCAATTTTAGATTTATCTCCATCCTCCATCCCATCAATCCACTCTTGGAATGCAGCTTTTAATTCTTCGTCAATAGGCATATTTATAGCTTCTTTCATCAAATCTCTAAGCCTTTCCCTTATCTGCTTATTTGCTAAAAACATGCCGTAACCAAATTCGGCATTGTCTTCAAAAAGTGAGTTAGCCCAAGCAGGCCCTTTTCCCTCTTTATTAGTAGTATAAGGAATAGAGGGTGCACTTGCCCCATAAATAGATGAACAGCCTGTGGCATTTGCTATCATCATCCTATCTCCAAAAAGCTGTGTCAAAAGCTTTATGTAAGGAGTCTCACCACAGCCGGGGCATGCGCCACTGAATTCAAACAGAGGCTTTGCAAATTGACTACCTTTTAAAGTTGTCTTATCCACTAAATTATCTTTGACATCAAGAGTTACAGCATACTCCCAATTTCTCGCTTCTTTTTCTATTTGTTCTTCAGCGGGTTTCATTATAAGAGCTTTTGTAGGTGCTGGACAAACATCTGCACAATTGCCGCATCCTGTACAGTCTAAAGGACTTACCTGTATTCTATACCAAAGCCCTTCTAATCCTCTTCCTATTGCTTTTTTCAGTTTAAAAGTTGGAGGCGCTTTTTTCATTTCTTCCTCCGTTAACAAAAATGGCCGTATTACTGCATGGGGGCAAACATAAGAGCACTGGTTACACTGTATACAGTTGTCTATTTGCCATTCGGGTATCAATACTGCAATTCCTCTCTTTTCATAGGCAGTCGTGCCAGTAGGAAATGTGCCATCTTCCATGCCGACAAAAGCACTTACAGGAAGGAGGTCTCCTTCATTTCTTTCCATAGGTCTTTGTATATTTTTAACAAAATCAGGCTCTGGCTTTACAATTTTTTGCCCTTCTTTTGCGTTTTTCCACTCCTCAGGCACTTCTACTTTTACAAGAGCTTCTACGCTTCTGTCAACAGCCTTTAAGTTCATATCCACTATATCCTGACCCTTTTTGCCATAGGCCTTCTGTATAGAATCTTTTAAATACTCAACTGCTTCTTCAAAAGGTATTATATTTATAAGTTTAAAAAACACTGTCTGCATTATCATGTTTATTCTGCCACCCAAACCTGCTTCTTGGGCAATTGATATGGCATCTATTGTATAAAAATTGATATTGTTTTTAGCTATATATCTTTTCATTGAAGCAGGTAACTTCTCCTCCAGCTCCTCTTTACTCCAAGGACAATTTAATACAAAAGTCCCACCATGTTTAAGTCCTTTTAAAACATCATAATTGTAAATAAAAGACTTATTGTGACAGGCAATATAATCAGCATGATTTACCAAATAAGAAGATTTAATCGGCTTTTTACCAAACCTCAAATGTGAAATAGTGGTGCCTCCTGATTTTTTGCTGTCATACTGAAAATATGCCTGCACATACAAGTCTGTGTTGTCCCCAATTATTTTAATAGCCGATTTATTCGCCCCAACCGTTCCATCAGAGCCTAATCCCCAAAACTTGCAGCTTACAGTGCCTTCAGGAGTAGTCTCTACAAATTCACCTTCTTCTAATGATGTGTAAGTCACATCGTCTAAAATTCCTATGGTAAAACGGTCTTTGGGGGAGTCCTTTTTTAAATTGTCATAGACTGCAATAATCTGAGAAGGAGTTGTATCTTTTGAGCCCAGACCATATCTACCTCCTACTATGCCGGGCTTTTTATCTTTGTTATAAAATAATTTAGCCACATCAAGGTACAAAGGCTCTCCTATTGAACCCGGCTCTTTTGTCCTGTCTAATACGGCAATCTTTTTAACTGTATCAGGTAAAACCTCAAAAAAGTGTTTTTCAGAAAATGGCCTGTAGAGATGTACTTTAATTAAACCCACTTTTTCTCCTTTTTTTGTTAAATAATCAATCGTCTCTTCTATCGTGTCACAAACAGAACCCATAGCTACAATTATATACTCTGCGTCCTTTGAACCGTAATAGTCAAAAAGGTGATATTCTCTTCCAGTCAGCTCTTTGTACCTCTTCATGTAATCTTCTACTATGTCAGGAACCTTTTCATAAAATTTATTAGCAGCTTCTCTTCCTTGAAAATAAATATCAGGATTTTGTGCAGTACCTCTTACAACAGGATGTTCAGGATTTAACGCTCTGTCCCTAAACTCTTTTGCTGCCCTTAAATCTAAAAGTTTCGCAATTTCCTCATATTCCACCACTTCTATTTTTTGCATCTCGTGAGAAGTCCTAAAGCCATCAAAAAAATGCAAAAATGGTACCCTAGATTTTATAGCAGAAAGATGGGCTATAAATGCCATATCCATGGCTTCCTGTACATTGGCAGAACAAAGAAGTGCAAAACCTGTTTGTCTTACTGCCATTACATCCTGATGGTCGCCAAATATAGAAAGTGCATGAGTAGAAATAGCGCGGGCACTTACATGAAACACCCCTGGCAAAAGCTCTCCTGCAATTTTATACATGTTTGGTATCATTAAAAGAAGCCCCTGTGATGCGGTATATGTGGTTGTCAAAGCGCCTGCAGTTAAAGAACCATGGACAGCACCTGCAGCACCTGCTTCTGACTGCATTTCAACAACCTTCACGGGTTGACCAAATATATTCTTCTTGCCATGGGCAGCCCATTCATCAACATTTTCAGCCATTGGAGAAGAAGGCGTAATAGGGTAAATTGCTGCAACCTCCGTAAAAGCATAAGAGGCATAAGCAGCTGCTGTATTTCCGTCCATTGTAGCCATTTTTCGCATAAAATAATCCTCCTTAACCCTTAACATGGTTTTTCTATCCAGATATATTATTTCATTAATAAAGAATAATCATACATTTAGGCATTGAAGACAATTTTAAACTTGAATTCGGCAAGTAGCAAGCAAATTAAAAATTCAATTTCCATGAATGTAAAAAACGGTGTTTTGTTATAAGTTTTGCACTTTGATAACTGAATATTTACATTGAAAAAATAAAAGCTATATCGTTTTTTACGGTTAATTTACTCTTTTAAGGTACAGCAAAGCTAACCGTCTACTTGATATGGCGGTTTCTATCATTTGGTATATTTTTTGGTATATTCTATGTGTTTACTATGTTAAGCAAAATACCATTAGCGCTTTTCGTATATACGTTATCACAGTCTTAAGAAACGGATTATTAGGGTAACGTATATGCCTATAACGTCCTTTCCCAACAAGATTACCAGGTACATTATATAATATCCGCCTTATTGTGGTTATCTCATGATGCCTCATAAACTCTGGCAAGATAGTCCTTTTGAACCAATTATGGAGATTGTAAGCGATCATTTTGATAAGCAAAAATATTTCGTTGCAAAATTTGTTTCTTTGACTGTTTTGATCAAAAGCAAATCCTTCTTTTAGTTCATCTATTTTGTTTTCAATGTCGCAGCGTTGGTTGTATTCATGAAATATCTCTTCAGGTGTCATGTACTCAATATTTGTTACTATAGCTTGATATTCATATTTGAATTCGTCTATATCCATACAAATCTGCCCTGTTTTGGGCTGTGGCAGTTTTTTGCGTATAATCACAATTCTGCGTACTTTATCCCATTTAGGCATTTTTGCATATATTTCATTTACACTAAAGGTCTTATCTATTTCAGTCCAAGGATAAAGGTGTTCTCTTTGATTGACATAGTCTATAAAGCATCTGATCCATGCCTGATTTTTAGCTTTCATTACATATTCATAACCTTTAGATTCAAAATACAGTATATTATCGTAATCAAATGCTCCACGGTCAACGCGTACTCGCTTAATTATCCAATTTTCAGGAAGCTGTTCTTCGCAAGATTTTACAAAATCTAAGAAACCATGATTTGTGTGATGTTTACCTTCTTCAAGAGTAACATTAACAAGTTCATCAGTATTAGCAATAATGCCGATTTTCTCTTTGAAAGATGGTCGACCATGGTACCTTGGATTATAACCTACTGAAGCACCTTCCTGCTCTCCAAATATAGTACAAACTGTATCATCAAAATTCATAATGACTTCACGTTTCGTTCCTTTAGATTGCAAGGAAAGCAAAGTCTTGTTAATAAGTCTTAATTCTTCAAGAGAACTTTCAGGCATGGCTTTAATTAAGTCTCTGCATACTTTTTCGCTGGGAACTTTATGTCCTTTAATTTCTGTGTATGCATTATCATATCTTAGTTGGTCCATGTGAAGAAAGCGAGTATTCCCTTGAATTACAGAATCAATCATAAAGTCAATAACCTCGGCTGGTTGAAAAACAGCATTTGGTGCTTTTTTAAAGGATAATATGCTTGAAAGAATTTTATTAAAGCCGATTTTTTCTTTAAATGCTTGGATATAGGTGAAAGTTACATTGTTTGATACTGTAAAATTGTCAAAAGTTGCTGGCAAAATATATTTTGAAAACCCCTTTTCTTTTGTAAGATTAAGTGTTAAACTCATATTATGGAGATTCTCCTTTCTGTTAGTGTTTTTGTTTGTCACTTAAATTTTATCAGAAAAAGGGGAATCTCCATATATTTTTTGCAAAAAATTTTTCACTTAATTTAGCCCTCAAATAGCTCTATTTGGGCATTTCGTAAATTCACTTGCCGAATCCAAGTTAAATATTTGTCTTCAGAGTTTTAATGATAGAACAGGTTTCTTTTTGCCTTTATAAAAAAATATAGTCCATTAAAATTTTTTTGTAATGCAAGAAGGAATTTGTACAAATATATAGAATATATTATGTAGTAAGATGAGTGTACAAGTAAAGGAGATGTCCATTATGGAAGGATATATGACCGCTGTTGTTAAACAACATCCCAAAGAAGGTGCAGATATAATAAAAAGAGAAATACCAAAAATAGGACCTGATGAGGTACTAATAAAAGTCAAAGCCACATCTATTTGCGGCACAGACGTTCACATTTACGTTTGGAATGAATGGGCAAAAAGCCGGATAAAACCGCCTAAGATAATGGGACATGAATTTGTAGGAGAAGTTGTAGAAATAGGAGAAAATGTAACATCTGTAAATGTTGGAGATTTAGTAAGTGCGGAGACTCACATAGTATGCGGAAAATGCAAAGCTTGCAGAACTGGAAATGCTCACATATGTGAAAATACGCTTATACTTGGTGTTGACACAGACGGTGCTTTTGCAGAATACATTAAAGTCCCTGAAAGCAATGTATGGCTAAACGATAAAGACATACCTTTAGAACTTCTCTCCATACAAGAACCCCTTGGAAACGCCGTTCACACAGTATTTTCTGGAGAGATAGTAGGAAAAACTGTCGCTGTAGTAGGTTGCGGTCCTATAGGTATGATGGCAATACCACTTCTTAAAACAACTGGTGCTTCAGCTATATTTGCAATAGAACCTGTCGAATACAGAATGGAACTTGCTCATAAATTAGGTGCAACACGAGTTATAAACCCACTTGAAGAAGACGTTGTCAATATAATAAAAAGTGAAACAGAAGGCTACGGTGCAGATGTAGTATTGGACTTCTCTGGAAGCCCCACTGCAATAAGACAAGGCCTTAAATATATCGCAAAGGGCGGAAGGATGTCTATTTTGGGTCTTCCTGACAATGAAGTTCCTATAGACATAACAAATGACCTCGTTTTTAAAGGCATAACAATAAACGGCATCACAGGAAGGCGAATGTACGATACCTGGTACAAAGTAAAGGGTTTATTGCGCTCTGGCCTTAAAGAAGCATTAAAACCAATAATTACTCATACCTTCCCTCTTTCTGAATATGAAAAGGGCATGGAACTAATGATAAAAGGCCAATGTGGCAAAGTTGTATTATATCCATAAACAAAAGGAGGTAAAAAAGATGCCACTTACAAGATTAAATGAAATTTTACAAAAAGAACTCGATGAGTTAAAGACTGAAGGTCGTGCTAAAGGAAAAGAACTTATCATAGTCGATGTAAAAAAACCAGAGGGTGAAAAAGGTCCACGTTTCTTTTTAAAAGGCTTTGGAGACAAAGAATTTATAAGGATGAACTCTAACTCTTACCTCGGAATGCAATTTAATGAGGAAGTAATAAAAGTAGAAGAGGAGACTGCAAGAAAGTTTGGCATTGGACCTGGAGCAGTGAGGTTTAT
The sequence above is a segment of the Thermoanaerobacter ethanolicus JW 200 genome. Coding sequences within it:
- the nifJ gene encoding pyruvate:ferredoxin (flavodoxin) oxidoreductase, producing MRKMATMDGNTAAAYASYAFTEVAAIYPITPSSPMAENVDEWAAHGKKNIFGQPVKVVEMQSEAGAAGAVHGSLTAGALTTTYTASQGLLLMIPNMYKIAGELLPGVFHVSARAISTHALSIFGDHQDVMAVRQTGFALLCSANVQEAMDMAFIAHLSAIKSRVPFLHFFDGFRTSHEMQKIEVVEYEEIAKLLDLRAAKEFRDRALNPEHPVVRGTAQNPDIYFQGREAANKFYEKVPDIVEDYMKRYKELTGREYHLFDYYGSKDAEYIIVAMGSVCDTIEETIDYLTKKGEKVGLIKVHLYRPFSEKHFFEVLPDTVKKIAVLDRTKEPGSIGEPLYLDVAKLFYNKDKKPGIVGGRYGLGSKDTTPSQIIAVYDNLKKDSPKDRFTIGILDDVTYTSLEEGEFVETTPEGTVSCKFWGLGSDGTVGANKSAIKIIGDNTDLYVQAYFQYDSKKSGGTTISHLRFGKKPIKSSYLVNHADYIACHNKSFIYNYDVLKGLKHGGTFVLNCPWSKEELEEKLPASMKRYIAKNNINFYTIDAISIAQEAGLGGRINMIMQTVFFKLINIIPFEEAVEYLKDSIQKAYGKKGQDIVDMNLKAVDRSVEALVKVEVPEEWKNAKEGQKIVKPEPDFVKNIQRPMERNEGDLLPVSAFVGMEDGTFPTGTTAYEKRGIAVLIPEWQIDNCIQCNQCSYVCPHAVIRPFLLTEEEMKKAPPTFKLKKAIGRGLEGLWYRIQVSPLDCTGCGNCADVCPAPTKALIMKPAEEQIEKEARNWEYAVTLDVKDNLVDKTTLKGSQFAKPLFEFSGACPGCGETPYIKLLTQLFGDRMMIANATGCSSIYGASAPSIPYTTNKEGKGPAWANSLFEDNAEFGYGMFLANKQIRERLRDLMKEAINMPIDEELKAAFQEWIDGMEDGDKSKIASKKILDIINRGGYTENEIIKEILDKKDFLVKKSQWIIGGDGWAYDIGFGGLDHVIASGEDVNVLVLDTEVYSNTGGQSSKSTPSGAVAKFAAAGKRTSKKDLGLMAMSYGYVYVAQVAMGANMNQAIKAFVEAEKYKGPSLIIAYAPCINHGIKSGMGTSIMEEKKAVESGYWHLYRFNPELKKEGKNPFVLDSKEPTKSFREFIEGEIRYSSLKNVFPHIAEKLYQKAEDTAKERYERYRKLAE
- a CDS encoding IS1380-like element ISTps2 family transposase, with the translated sequence MSLTLNLTKEKGFSKYILPATFDNFTVSNNVTFTYIQAFKEKIGFNKILSSILSFKKAPNAVFQPAEVIDFMIDSVIQGNTRFLHMDQLRYDNAYTEIKGHKVPSEKVCRDLIKAMPESSLEELRLINKTLLSLQSKGTKREVIMNFDDTVCTIFGEQEGASVGYNPRYHGRPSFKEKIGIIANTDELVNVTLEEGKHHTNHGFLDFVKSCEEQLPENWIIKRVRVDRGAFDYDNILYFESKGYEYVMKAKNQAWIRCFIDYVNQREHLYPWTEIDKTFSVNEIYAKMPKWDKVRRIVIIRKKLPQPKTGQICMDIDEFKYEYQAIVTNIEYMTPEEIFHEYNQRCDIENKIDELKEGFAFDQNSQRNKFCNEIFLLIKMIAYNLHNWFKRTILPEFMRHHEITTIRRILYNVPGNLVGKGRYRHIRYPNNPFLKTVITYIRKALMVFCLT
- the tdh gene encoding L-threonine 3-dehydrogenase; this encodes MEGYMTAVVKQHPKEGADIIKREIPKIGPDEVLIKVKATSICGTDVHIYVWNEWAKSRIKPPKIMGHEFVGEVVEIGENVTSVNVGDLVSAETHIVCGKCKACRTGNAHICENTLILGVDTDGAFAEYIKVPESNVWLNDKDIPLELLSIQEPLGNAVHTVFSGEIVGKTVAVVGCGPIGMMAIPLLKTTGASAIFAIEPVEYRMELAHKLGATRVINPLEEDVVNIIKSETEGYGADVVLDFSGSPTAIRQGLKYIAKGGRMSILGLPDNEVPIDITNDLVFKGITINGITGRRMYDTWYKVKGLLRSGLKEALKPIITHTFPLSEYEKGMELMIKGQCGKVVLYP